The Acinetobacter lwoffii genomic sequence ATTCTGGAAACTATCAAGCGTGTGATTGAAGAAGCCGGTGGCAGCATGGATGACGTAACGTTTAACCATGTCTTTGTCAAAGACTGGGCAGATTATGCTGCGATTAATACAGTTTATGCTGAGTATTTCCCGGGAGATAAACCGGCACGTTATTGCGTACAGACAGGTTTGGCCAAACCTGATGCGCTGGTCGAAATTGCTTCGATTGCCCATGTATAAGCCGATCCACCTGATTCAATCTCATTACTAGATGCCCCAGGTCTGAAACTGAATATTGACTTGGGGGAGGGAGAACAGCATGAATGCCAAACTATCTAAAATCATCACAGAAACAGTTGTAGAAAATAACGCATTAAATAAGGTTTTGGCGACTAACGCATCAGATGACATCTTTACCCAGGTCGATCAGCAGATTTTCCGTCAGGGCATGTCTAATCTAGGTGCTGCAGTGAATGTCATTACCACGCAAGGCGATGCAGGAATGGCTGGATTTACCGCTTCGGCCGTATGTAGCGTGACGGATACACCACCAACGTTACTGGTGTGCCTGAACCGTTCTGCGTCAGTCTATGAAACCTTTAAAAAGAATCAGGTGTTGTGTGTGAATACCCTGGCATCACATCAACAAAATCTTTCCAATCTGTTTGGTGGAAAAACACCAATGGCAGAGCGTTTCAGTCAGGGGAACTGGAAAACTTTGGTGACCCAATCGCCTGTACTTGAAGATGCCTTAGTCAGTTTTGACTGCGAGGTGGTCCAATGTTTATCCGTAGGCAGTCATGACGTGCTGTTCTGTGAGGTGAAAGCCATGTGCCAGAGTCAAGGCAATGCGCTGATGTACTTTAACCGTTCTTACTGTGAGCCACACAAAATGTGCTAAATCAATTCAGTCCTAATCAAGGAGGGGAAGCCGATGCAAGAAAAAGAAACGTGGTTTCCAAAATTTAAGCCTTACCAAGGCAATCTCGATACCACACCCGTGCAAACAGATGAATATCTGCCTGCTGGGAAAAGTATTATTCTCGGGTTACAGCATGTGTTTGCGATGTTTGGGGCAACCGTGCTGGCGCCACTTTTAATGGGGTTTGATCCCAATCTCACGATTTTTATTACCGGGATTGGCACCATTTTATTTTTCCTGATCACTGGCGGTCGATTGCCAAGTTATCTGGGGTCTAGTTTTGCCTTTATTGGCGCCGTGGTGGCGGTCACAGGCTACTCCGGAGCAGGGGCGAATCCCAATATCGGGCTGGCGCTTGGCGGTACCATTGCTTGCGGTATTGTCTATGCCTTGATTGGTCTGCTGGTCATGAAAACCGGTACCAACTGGATTGAAAAACTGATGCCGCCAGTAGTGACAGGCGTGATTGTGATGATCATTGGTTTGAACCTGGCGCCAGTCGCAATTAAGAGTGTTTCAGCGAACCAGTTTGATTCCTGGATGGCATTAATCACCATTATCTGTATCAGTGTGATTGCTGTGTTTACCCGAGGAATGGTACGCCGTCTGTTGCTGTTATTGGGCTTATTGTCTTCCTATCTGATTTACTTCCTTTTCACAAACGTCATGGGCTTCGGATCTGCGATTGATTTTACCAAAGTCAGTGAAGCAGCATGGTTTGGTTTGCCGAATTTCCAGAGTCCGGTCTTTGAAATGAATGCCATGCTGATGATTGCACCAGTGGCCATTATTCTGGTTGCAGAAAATCTTGGGCACTTTAAAGCGGTATCCGCAATGACTGGTAAAAATCTGTCGCCGTATATAGGACGCGGTTTCTTTGCAGATGGGGTTTGTACTTCATTATCCGCTTCTGTCGGCGGTACCGGGATGACCACTTATGCTGAAAATATCGGTGTGATGGCAGTGACCAAAGTGTACGCCACCACCGTATTTATTTTTGCCGGGATCTTCGCTATTTTGCTGGGACTTTCACCTAAATTTGGTGCGGTGATCAGTACCATTCCAGTAGCTTTATTGGGTGGCGCATCGATTGTGGTCTTCGGGTTGATTACTGTGGCGGGTGCCAAAATCTGGGTGGATAACCATGTTGATTTTACCAAGAACAGTACCCTGATTATTGGTGCGGTGTGTCTGATTATGGGGACAGGTAATTATAGCTTGCAGATTGGTGGTTTCGATTTGGGTGGTATCGGTACTGCGACTTTGGCTGCGATTT encodes the following:
- the rutC gene encoding pyrimidine utilization protein C gives rise to the protein MPKEIIIPAGTSKPLAPYVPATKADNIVYVSGTLAFDENNNVVHVGDAAAQTRHILETIKRVIEEAGGSMDDVTFNHVFVKDWADYAAINTVYAEYFPGDKPARYCVQTGLAKPDALVEIASIAHV
- the rutF gene encoding NADH-dependent FMN reductase RutF, with product MATNASDDIFTQVDQQIFRQGMSNLGAAVNVITTQGDAGMAGFTASAVCSVTDTPPTLLVCLNRSASVYETFKKNQVLCVNTLASHQQNLSNLFGGKTPMAERFSQGNWKTLVTQSPVLEDALVSFDCEVVQCLSVGSHDVLFCEVKAMCQSQGNALMYFNRSYCEPHKMC
- the rutG gene encoding pyrimidine utilization transport protein G, with amino-acid sequence MQEKETWFPKFKPYQGNLDTTPVQTDEYLPAGKSIILGLQHVFAMFGATVLAPLLMGFDPNLTIFITGIGTILFFLITGGRLPSYLGSSFAFIGAVVAVTGYSGAGANPNIGLALGGTIACGIVYALIGLLVMKTGTNWIEKLMPPVVTGVIVMIIGLNLAPVAIKSVSANQFDSWMALITIICISVIAVFTRGMVRRLLLLLGLLSSYLIYFLFTNVMGFGSAIDFTKVSEAAWFGLPNFQSPVFEMNAMLMIAPVAIILVAENLGHFKAVSAMTGKNLSPYIGRGFFADGVCTSLSASVGGTGMTTYAENIGVMAVTKVYATTVFIFAGIFAILLGLSPKFGAVISTIPVALLGGASIVVFGLITVAGAKIWVDNHVDFTKNSTLIIGAVCLIMGTGNYSLQIGGFDLGGIGTATLAAILLNLFLNRGEDKELPASEPAETVTEVEAKPVA